One genomic window of Quercus robur chromosome 6, dhQueRobu3.1, whole genome shotgun sequence includes the following:
- the LOC126690160 gene encoding proline-rich extensin-like protein EPR1, with translation MSSLYWPLLFLGIVVLTSPAFAEFRKPLAPLYKPPTPVHTPPKVEKPKPPILPPRIVRPPPPKVKPLPPIVVRPPPLHKPPPPYGHYPAHPPLENEEIPYKPPQKVTPPPNPKPYKKPPPPHYKPPHKPPSPF, from the coding sequence ATGTCTTCCTTATACTGGCCACTGTTGTTCCTCGGAATTGTGGTTCTCACCAGTCCAGCTTTTGCTGAATTCCGCAAGCCACTAGCTCCTCTTTACAAGCCACCTACACCTGTTCACACGCCTCCTAAAGTAGAGAAGCCAAAACCACCAATTCTACCTCCTAGAATAGTgagaccaccaccaccaaaggTGAAGCCACTTCCTCCTATAGTAGTGAGACCACCACCACTGCACAAGCCACCACCTCCATATGGACACTACCCAGCACACCCTCCATTGGAAAATGAGGAAATCCCATACAAGCCGCCCCAAAAAGTGACACCTCCTCCGAATCCGAAACCATATAAAAAGCCACCTCCCCCACACTACAAGCCACCACACAAGCCCCCATCACCGTTCTAA